In one window of Vallitalea okinawensis DNA:
- a CDS encoding helix-turn-helix transcriptional regulator codes for MTWINLHTLELNPFVRGVGQQGDQQWPNQDRRLYDYELIYCREGSGWMIIGGQKHHLMNNSILFIPPNIPTRLFIDLDKHYDLYWVHFDFIRYHTHEKDELLTYITEKSDSLYQTHLADSHLIRPQIIINNNLVIPYFIQLKGDELNKCVLDLYNAFHQKEDYWQLSCKIHMEQIILTLLKYCEPMNNASNLCHLVDHYVKCNYHKKITLEDISTYTGIHKESLMKQFKAETGQTIMDYVIDYRLSKAKELLTYTSLSIKEIAHQVGVNDSYYFSRLFKMRYHLTPTTYRKKSSKPY; via the coding sequence ATGACATGGATTAACCTACATACTTTAGAACTCAACCCTTTTGTACGCGGTGTTGGTCAACAGGGTGATCAACAATGGCCTAATCAGGACCGACGTCTTTATGATTATGAACTGATTTATTGCAGAGAAGGTTCAGGATGGATGATTATTGGTGGCCAGAAGCATCATCTGATGAATAACTCCATTCTTTTTATCCCACCTAATATACCTACTCGCTTATTTATTGATTTAGATAAGCACTATGATCTATATTGGGTTCATTTTGATTTTATTCGTTATCATACACACGAAAAGGATGAACTCTTGACTTATATAACAGAAAAAAGTGACTCTCTCTATCAGACTCACTTAGCTGATTCCCACTTAATTCGACCTCAAATTATTATAAATAATAATTTAGTTATTCCTTACTTCATACAGCTTAAAGGAGATGAATTGAACAAGTGTGTTTTAGATCTTTATAATGCTTTTCATCAGAAAGAAGATTACTGGCAACTATCATGCAAGATCCATATGGAGCAAATTATTTTAACGCTTTTAAAGTATTGTGAGCCTATGAATAACGCCTCCAATCTTTGTCATCTTGTTGATCATTATGTGAAGTGCAATTATCATAAAAAAATCACTCTAGAAGATATAAGTACTTATACTGGTATTCATAAAGAATCGCTAATGAAACAATTTAAAGCTGAAACCGGACAAACCATTATGGACTATGTTATTGACTATCGCTTATCTAAGGCTAAAGAACTCCTTACCTATACTTCTCTTTCCATTAAAGAAATTGCTCACCAAGTTGGTGTCAATGATTCTTATTACTTCAGTAGACTCTTCAAAATGAGGTATCATCTTACACCTACTACTTATAGAAAAAAGAGCAGTAAGCCCTATTAG